In Pleomorphomonas sp. T1.2MG-36, a single window of DNA contains:
- a CDS encoding HlyD family efflux transporter periplasmic adaptor subunit gives MTSPSDGAPGAPTSALPKVSARYVEFLPAAVEIAARPTPKAVVGLIAIIVAATGAAIAWSAFARLDEFTNAVGRVRTSAPAALLQPMEAGSVTEITVENGQRVKAGQTLVVLDDKAVRTEHDATMLALTAWRAERIRRKAAIEAAVSGKRPVDITFDPSVPTDVAERERASLRASLSALDAATAAKTAETQEASARRVRAEGVKAVREKLMAVLTERQGMQEKLLDSAVGSRAAVLGINDQLFRVEADLVDTATQLAEIDAAVERITREKKQLVEQFLDEETRGIQAAERQIEQLDKQAEGLADRLSHFVIKAPIDGVVQQLAVTSPGQVVAAGQSIAVVVPEGGPLQVEALLPSADVGFVAIGDEAVIKADAFPFIRQRIDPA, from the coding sequence ATGACCAGCCCGTCAGACGGGGCGCCGGGCGCGCCAACCTCTGCGCTGCCCAAGGTGTCGGCTCGCTATGTCGAGTTCCTGCCGGCCGCCGTAGAGATCGCGGCGCGGCCAACGCCCAAGGCGGTGGTCGGGCTGATCGCCATCATTGTCGCGGCGACCGGCGCCGCCATCGCCTGGAGTGCGTTCGCCCGCCTCGACGAGTTCACCAACGCGGTGGGACGAGTGCGCACCTCGGCGCCCGCTGCCTTGCTTCAGCCGATGGAGGCGGGCAGCGTGACGGAGATCACCGTCGAGAACGGCCAACGGGTAAAGGCTGGGCAGACGCTGGTGGTGCTCGACGACAAGGCGGTGCGAACGGAGCACGATGCCACCATGCTGGCACTGACCGCCTGGCGGGCCGAGCGCATCAGGCGGAAGGCGGCCATCGAGGCGGCGGTTTCCGGGAAACGTCCGGTCGACATCACCTTCGATCCCTCGGTCCCGACTGACGTCGCCGAACGCGAGCGAGCGAGCCTCAGAGCGTCGCTATCCGCCCTCGACGCCGCCACCGCCGCCAAGACGGCCGAGACGCAGGAGGCATCGGCGCGACGCGTCCGGGCCGAGGGTGTCAAGGCGGTACGCGAGAAGCTGATGGCGGTGCTGACCGAGCGGCAGGGCATGCAGGAAAAGCTGCTCGATTCCGCCGTCGGGTCGCGGGCAGCTGTGCTCGGCATCAACGATCAACTATTCCGGGTGGAGGCCGATCTCGTCGACACCGCCACCCAGCTCGCCGAGATCGATGCTGCCGTCGAGCGCATCACGCGCGAGAAAAAGCAACTGGTCGAGCAGTTCCTCGATGAGGAGACGCGTGGCATCCAGGCGGCAGAGCGGCAGATCGAACAACTCGACAAGCAGGCCGAAGGGCTGGCCGATCGCCTCAGCCACTTCGTGATCAAGGCGCCGATCGATGGCGTCGTCCAGCAGCTCGCGGTGACCTCGCCGGGACAGGTGGTGGCGGCCGGCCAGTCGATCGCGGTGGTGGTCCCCGAGGGCGGTCCGCTCCAGGTGGAGGCGCTGCTGCCTTCGGCCGACGTCGGCTTCGTGGCGATCGGCGATGAGGCCGTCATCAAGGCCGATGCCTTCCCGTTCATCCGACAGCGGATCGACCCTGCTTGA
- a CDS encoding GNAT family N-acetyltransferase has translation MDDINKETAVGGLPVDGDIAPSGPTPDEVGLRVRLLESRDRDSIGRILKQHHATTVFRNQPFSDWKLDRHFQLILSRPPRMACLVAVWNDEVLGVAWASADSYMLSDGPLFSTVEVIAVDLERPPLRRAKVFLALVAGLKQWAASMGASHTFVHVTTGSNLKATDRLMRASGAQFIGGAYVVP, from the coding sequence TTGGACGACATCAACAAGGAAACGGCAGTCGGCGGGCTGCCGGTCGATGGCGATATCGCGCCGTCGGGGCCAACGCCCGACGAAGTGGGCCTCCGGGTGCGGCTGCTCGAATCGCGCGACCGCGACAGCATCGGCCGCATCCTCAAGCAGCACCACGCCACCACGGTGTTTCGCAACCAGCCCTTCTCCGACTGGAAGCTCGACCGGCATTTCCAGTTGATCCTGTCGCGCCCGCCGCGCATGGCCTGCCTTGTCGCCGTCTGGAACGACGAAGTCCTAGGCGTCGCCTGGGCCAGCGCCGATAGCTACATGCTGAGCGACGGGCCGCTGTTCTCGACCGTCGAGGTGATCGCCGTGGATCTTGAACGCCCGCCGCTGCGTAGGGCGAAAGTGTTCCTCGCGCTGGTAGCGGGATTGAAGCAATGGGCGGCGTCGATGGGGGCTAGCCACACGTTTGTGCATGTCACCACTGGATCGAATCTCAAGGCGACGGACAGGCTCATGAGAGCTTCGGGCGCGCAGTTCATTGGAGGAGCATATGTGGTTCCCTAG
- a CDS encoding methyl-accepting chemotaxis protein: MAAFLAIEVKETLVAALEAKSSANAILQSQLVQDQALAITTTFALDRGQTSGVASGKQLSPEVADKLEKSRLEARGALDKLLGKASGDQADGLNALVSAAEDLRRQVYAAASSGAKAPGDLGARWFSAQSRAIEAVDDLAMRVAADGDGTTSLALARATEARRQIWEASEYVARERGKLNGILSAGRAASPAELAELAEYRGHVMSAWNAAFSRLEMIGGPVRTRAEDANGVVFGRFEATRQTVYSALTSGAPAPLPASDWFSQATEAVNALAGVQSALGEHISSQTAERLAEADWSLALALTALFATLAVVGVTAAVIHFGLAKPMARLTAITRSLAGGHLENEIVVPKRHDEIGELFQATSEFRTALLDASLLRAEQEQTKRLVAEKKTRDMLHLADKFEATIGVVVAALGTAGQQLEVAANTLATGAEETSSQSAAVVRAAGFAASGVQSAAGAAEELAASVREIGRQVEVSTDAATAAVAMADTTAKGVLGLAESAAQIGNVVTLISDIAARTNLLALNATIEAARAGEAGRGFAVVAQEVKQLAEQTARATSEISSQAATIQSATRTSADAIGTIAAQVRDIGRTSTGIAAAVAEQEAATSEVARAVAVAFQSTREVDSNIAGVALAARETSQASTEVKGSASSLSEQIDQLKMEVSEVLAGLRAS; this comes from the coding sequence ATGGCTGCTTTCCTGGCCATTGAGGTAAAGGAAACGCTTGTTGCCGCCCTTGAGGCGAAGTCAAGCGCAAATGCCATCCTTCAATCGCAGTTGGTGCAAGACCAAGCGCTTGCGATCACGACGACATTTGCACTCGACCGAGGGCAGACGAGCGGTGTTGCCAGCGGAAAGCAGCTCTCGCCGGAGGTTGCTGACAAGCTGGAAAAGTCCCGTCTTGAGGCTCGGGGGGCTCTCGACAAGCTTCTTGGCAAGGCGAGCGGAGATCAAGCCGATGGCCTGAACGCCCTCGTTTCGGCGGCGGAGGATTTGCGCCGTCAGGTTTACGCTGCGGCTTCCTCCGGTGCGAAGGCGCCTGGCGATCTCGGTGCGCGCTGGTTTTCCGCTCAATCCCGCGCCATCGAGGCGGTCGACGATCTTGCCATGCGCGTGGCGGCCGATGGAGACGGAACGACAAGCCTGGCCCTTGCCCGCGCCACGGAGGCGCGCCGCCAGATATGGGAAGCCAGCGAGTACGTTGCCCGGGAACGCGGCAAGCTCAACGGCATACTCTCGGCCGGCCGCGCAGCCAGCCCTGCGGAGTTGGCCGAGCTGGCCGAATACCGCGGTCACGTGATGTCGGCCTGGAATGCGGCCTTCTCCCGTCTCGAGATGATCGGCGGGCCTGTTCGGACTCGCGCGGAAGACGCCAACGGGGTTGTCTTCGGCCGGTTCGAGGCGACGCGCCAGACGGTTTATTCCGCATTGACGAGCGGCGCCCCCGCCCCCCTGCCCGCGTCGGATTGGTTCTCGCAAGCGACCGAGGCGGTCAACGCGCTGGCCGGCGTGCAGTCCGCATTGGGTGAACACATCTCCTCGCAGACGGCGGAGCGACTGGCAGAAGCAGACTGGTCGCTGGCCTTGGCACTGACGGCCCTGTTCGCCACCCTCGCCGTTGTAGGCGTCACGGCTGCGGTGATCCATTTCGGCTTGGCAAAACCAATGGCCAGATTGACCGCCATCACGCGGTCGCTGGCGGGCGGCCATCTCGAAAATGAAATTGTCGTTCCGAAACGACACGATGAAATCGGCGAGCTGTTTCAGGCGACATCCGAGTTCCGGACAGCCCTTCTGGACGCCAGTCTGCTGCGCGCCGAACAGGAACAGACCAAGCGGCTGGTGGCGGAGAAGAAGACGCGCGACATGCTTCATCTGGCCGACAAGTTCGAAGCGACGATTGGCGTCGTCGTGGCGGCGCTCGGCACGGCGGGGCAGCAGTTGGAAGTGGCTGCCAACACGCTCGCGACCGGAGCGGAGGAAACGTCCAGTCAGTCGGCGGCCGTCGTTCGGGCCGCCGGATTCGCGGCTTCCGGCGTGCAATCGGCAGCTGGAGCCGCCGAAGAGCTCGCGGCCTCGGTTCGGGAGATCGGGCGACAGGTGGAAGTGTCGACGGACGCAGCGACCGCTGCGGTGGCCATGGCCGATACGACGGCAAAAGGGGTGCTTGGCCTTGCCGAATCCGCCGCCCAGATCGGAAACGTCGTCACTCTCATCAGCGATATCGCCGCCCGGACCAACTTGCTGGCTCTCAATGCGACGATCGAGGCAGCTCGGGCCGGCGAGGCCGGTCGAGGCTTCGCGGTCGTGGCGCAGGAAGTGAAGCAGCTTGCCGAGCAGACCGCCCGCGCCACATCGGAGATATCCTCTCAAGCGGCGACCATCCAGTCGGCGACCCGAACCTCTGCCGACGCAATCGGCACGATCGCCGCCCAGGTCCGCGACATCGGGCGCACCTCGACCGGCATCGCCGCCGCCGTGGCCGAGCAGGAAGCCGCTACGTCCGAGGTCGCGAGAGCTGTGGCCGTTGCCTTCCAGTCGACGCGAGAGGTCGACTCCAATATCGCCGGAGTGGCCTTGGCCGCACGGGAAACCTCGCAAGCCTCTACCGAGGTCAAGGGATCGGCGTCGAGCCTGAGCGAGCAGATCGACCAGTTGAAGATGGAAGTCTCGGAAGTTCTGGCGGGGCTGCGGGCGAGCTAG
- the mgtE gene encoding magnesium transporter, translating to MAETEPNAPETLSLDGLPPLRAEDGELAPLFLDAIRAAIEAADTSTLEALAADLHEADVGDIIEALSPDERAPFIQLLGEHFDFAALTEVDETVRVQLIEELPPEAVAEGVRDLDSDDAVYILEDLDDEDQEEILAKLPAVDRMALRRSLDFPEETAGRRMQTDFIAVPPFWTAGQTIDYLRDQKDLPDEFYEVFVIDPGFRFLGAVALNRLLRAPRPTLMSDIMNDERQRVLATDDQEDVARMFERYNLVSAAVVDESERLVGVITVDDVVDVIQAEAEEDIRALAGVGDEEISDSVFYTLRTRWVWLLFNMLTAFLASSVIGVFSGSISKMVALAVLMPIVASMGGNAATQTMTVTVRALATRDLDAHNVWRIFGRELSVGLLNGGSFALIVGSAAALWFQDLLLGSVIGAAMIVNLLSAATAGILIPLAFERFDIDPAVASGVFVTMVTDVVGFLAFLGLASWILLG from the coding sequence ATGGCCGAAACCGAGCCCAACGCGCCTGAAACGCTGAGCCTGGACGGGCTGCCGCCGCTCAGAGCGGAGGATGGTGAACTCGCCCCGCTGTTTCTCGACGCCATCAGGGCGGCGATCGAAGCGGCGGACACGTCCACCCTTGAGGCACTCGCCGCCGATCTCCACGAGGCCGACGTCGGCGACATCATCGAAGCTCTGTCGCCCGACGAGCGCGCGCCCTTCATCCAACTGCTCGGTGAGCATTTCGACTTCGCGGCACTGACAGAAGTCGATGAGACCGTCCGCGTCCAGCTGATCGAGGAACTGCCCCCCGAGGCGGTGGCCGAAGGCGTTCGCGATCTCGATTCGGACGATGCAGTCTACATTCTGGAAGACCTCGACGACGAGGATCAGGAGGAGATCCTCGCCAAGCTGCCGGCGGTCGATCGCATGGCGTTGCGTCGCAGCCTCGATTTTCCGGAGGAAACGGCGGGGCGTCGGATGCAGACCGACTTCATCGCCGTACCGCCGTTCTGGACCGCCGGACAGACCATCGATTACCTCAGGGATCAGAAGGACCTGCCGGACGAGTTCTACGAAGTGTTCGTCATCGATCCCGGTTTTCGGTTCCTCGGCGCCGTGGCGCTCAATCGGCTTTTGCGAGCCCCACGCCCCACCCTCATGTCCGACATCATGAACGACGAGCGGCAGCGGGTGCTCGCCACCGACGACCAGGAGGACGTGGCGCGCATGTTCGAGCGCTACAATCTGGTCTCGGCGGCCGTGGTCGATGAATCGGAGCGGCTGGTGGGCGTCATTACCGTCGACGACGTGGTGGACGTCATCCAGGCCGAGGCCGAGGAGGACATCCGCGCGCTGGCCGGCGTCGGCGACGAAGAGATTTCAGACTCCGTGTTCTACACGTTGCGAACCCGATGGGTCTGGCTGCTGTTCAACATGCTGACCGCCTTCCTGGCTTCGTCGGTGATCGGCGTGTTCTCCGGGTCGATCTCCAAGATGGTGGCACTTGCCGTGCTGATGCCGATCGTTGCCTCCATGGGTGGGAACGCGGCGACGCAGACCATGACCGTGACGGTGCGCGCCCTGGCGACCCGGGATCTCGATGCACACAATGTTTGGAGGATTTTCGGTCGAGAATTAAGCGTTGGTTTACTCAACGGCGGCAGTTTCGCATTGATCGTCGGCTCGGCCGCCGCGCTCTGGTTCCAAGACCTTCTCCTTGGAAGCGTGATCGGCGCCGCGATGATCGTCAACCTGTTGTCTGCGGCAACGGCCGGCATTCTCATACCCCTGGCGTTCGAACGGTTCGACATCGATCCGGCAGTCGCTTCGGGGGTGTTCGTGACGATGGTGACCGATGTCGTGGGGTTTCTGGCGTTCCTCGGGCTCGCGTCATGGATATTGCTTGGGTAA
- a CDS encoding glycoside hydrolase family 108 protein, whose amino-acid sequence MTIAEFDRALAKELILEGGFVNHPKDPGRATMKGVTQAVYDTYRKSVGAARQSVRCISDDEVRAIYRSRYWNLIKGDSLPPGVGFVVFDGAVNSGPAQSVKWLQRALGLDRVDGLIGPQTLQAVAAVNDHDALIDRILKLRDAFLKALKTWSTFGKGWTNRLRQVLAVGQAWARGSVGPEVVYDAAGAAKALPSDAKAAPSAALADAVTGGGAIGGSAIVGALQTAQTQLTPLAAGSATIGNIVAGIVVVSAVLTIGGAVYGWWARRRRAELAEALA is encoded by the coding sequence GTGACTATTGCTGAATTCGACCGCGCACTCGCCAAGGAACTCATCCTTGAGGGCGGCTTCGTAAACCACCCCAAAGACCCCGGCCGCGCCACCATGAAGGGCGTTACCCAAGCCGTCTATGACACCTATCGGAAATCGGTCGGCGCCGCCCGGCAGAGTGTCCGTTGCATCTCCGATGACGAGGTGAGGGCGATCTATCGAAGCCGCTACTGGAACCTCATCAAGGGCGACAGCCTGCCGCCTGGCGTCGGCTTCGTCGTCTTCGATGGCGCGGTCAACTCCGGCCCGGCGCAATCGGTGAAGTGGCTCCAGCGCGCGCTCGGCCTCGATCGTGTCGATGGCCTGATCGGGCCGCAGACGCTGCAAGCAGTCGCCGCCGTCAATGACCATGACGCGCTGATCGATCGCATCCTCAAGCTTCGCGACGCCTTCCTGAAGGCGCTCAAGACGTGGTCGACCTTCGGCAAGGGCTGGACGAACCGCCTCCGGCAGGTGCTCGCCGTGGGGCAGGCCTGGGCGCGCGGCTCGGTCGGTCCGGAAGTTGTCTATGACGCGGCCGGTGCTGCCAAGGCGCTTCCCTCCGACGCCAAGGCGGCGCCCTCGGCGGCGCTTGCCGATGCGGTGACCGGTGGCGGCGCGATCGGCGGCAGCGCCATCGTCGGCGCACTCCAGACGGCGCAAACGCAACTCACCCCGCTTGCCGCCGGCAGCGCGACCATCGGCAACATCGTCGCCGGCATCGTCGTGGTCTCGGCCGTGCTGACGATCGGCGGCGCCGTCTACGGCTGGTGGGCGCGTCGGCGCCGGGCTGAACTCGCCGAGGCCCTGGCGTGA
- a CDS encoding type I secretion system permease/ATPase, which translates to MNAPEPRLNPDSGMAALAALASHHRLPFDEAGLRHRLALGREPVGDRDLLRSAKMTGLKARRFTIKTGEDLIKAPRPSIVGLADGSYRILVAIEASRLKLFDPATRALTEMESERFLEETSGSLILVTRRLASVEERLGFAWLWASLKKHRMELSFVLAASLVIQLFALATPLLFQIVIDKVLVHYSRATLVTVVVAMVLLVVFQTVTEYLRTHLLTHTASRIDVELGAGVFSHLIKLPVSYFETRAAGQTVARVRELDRIRQFITGQALTAGLDVVFALLLIACLYLYSTTLAIIVTLTVPAYIIVALVLQPMLHANTEERFQKGALSQQHLVETVLGVQTLKSTASEPQSQADWEDRLAAFVHASFRGVLLSTVGQSAIQWISRSLSALVLLFGAWEVMEGRMTVGGLVAFNMIMSQVSAPVLRLSQLWQEFQQVRVAVDRLGDVLSHPTEPRLGALGALPPARGHIRLSEVTFRYRADTAPVIENLSLDIAAGTSIGIIGPSGSGKSTLSKLVQRLYVPERGQVLVDGIDISQVDPTWLRRQVGVVLQENFLFNRSIHDNIALANPAMTRRQVMRAAELAGASGFIAELSAGYDTILEERGANLSGGQRQRLAIARALATNPRILILDEATSALDYESEEAIQANMREIAKGRTVIIIAHRLAAVTRCDRIVTLARGKIAEDGAPQDLVRTSEGFFARMLQHQNRQVFQS; encoded by the coding sequence TTGAACGCGCCCGAACCGCGCCTCAACCCCGACAGCGGCATGGCGGCGCTTGCCGCCCTGGCCAGCCACCACCGTCTGCCATTCGACGAAGCCGGGTTGCGGCATCGGCTGGCTCTCGGCCGTGAACCGGTCGGGGATCGCGACCTGCTGCGTTCGGCGAAAATGACCGGCCTCAAGGCACGGCGTTTTACCATCAAGACCGGTGAGGACCTGATCAAGGCGCCGAGACCCTCCATCGTCGGCCTCGCCGACGGCAGTTATCGCATCCTGGTCGCCATTGAGGCGAGCCGCCTAAAACTGTTCGACCCGGCGACCCGCGCCCTGACAGAGATGGAGTCGGAGCGCTTTCTGGAAGAGACCTCCGGTAGCCTGATTCTCGTGACGCGGCGCCTCGCCAGCGTCGAGGAGCGGCTGGGGTTCGCGTGGCTGTGGGCATCACTGAAGAAGCACCGGATGGAGCTTTCATTCGTGCTGGCCGCCTCGCTGGTGATCCAACTGTTCGCGCTGGCGACGCCGCTGCTGTTCCAGATCGTCATCGACAAGGTGCTGGTCCACTATAGCCGGGCGACGCTGGTGACCGTCGTCGTCGCCATGGTGCTGCTGGTCGTCTTCCAGACGGTGACCGAATATCTCCGCACCCATCTTCTCACCCACACGGCGAGCCGCATCGACGTTGAGCTCGGCGCCGGGGTATTCAGCCATCTCATCAAGCTGCCCGTCTCCTACTTCGAAACGCGGGCAGCCGGGCAGACGGTGGCGCGGGTGCGCGAGCTCGACCGCATCCGTCAGTTCATCACCGGGCAAGCGTTGACCGCAGGGCTCGACGTGGTGTTCGCGCTGCTTCTGATCGCCTGCCTCTATCTCTATTCGACCACGCTGGCCATCATCGTCACGTTGACCGTGCCCGCCTACATCATCGTCGCGCTGGTCTTGCAGCCGATGCTGCACGCCAACACCGAGGAGCGCTTCCAGAAGGGCGCGCTCAGCCAACAGCACCTCGTCGAGACGGTGCTGGGCGTACAGACTTTGAAGTCAACGGCGTCCGAGCCGCAGAGCCAAGCCGACTGGGAGGACAGGCTCGCCGCCTTCGTCCATGCCTCTTTCCGGGGCGTACTGCTCTCCACCGTCGGCCAGTCGGCGATCCAGTGGATCAGTCGCAGCCTGTCGGCGCTGGTGCTGCTGTTCGGCGCCTGGGAGGTGATGGAAGGGCGGATGACGGTCGGCGGCCTCGTCGCCTTCAACATGATCATGTCTCAGGTGTCGGCGCCGGTGCTGCGCCTCTCCCAGCTTTGGCAGGAGTTCCAGCAGGTACGCGTCGCCGTCGATCGGCTGGGCGACGTGCTATCGCACCCCACCGAGCCCCGCCTTGGCGCCCTCGGCGCCCTGCCGCCGGCGCGCGGTCACATCCGCCTCTCCGAGGTCACCTTCCGCTATCGCGCCGACACCGCGCCGGTGATCGAGAATCTCTCCCTCGACATCGCGGCCGGCACGTCGATCGGCATCATCGGCCCGTCCGGTTCGGGCAAGTCGACGCTGTCCAAGCTCGTCCAGCGCCTCTACGTGCCGGAGCGCGGGCAGGTGCTGGTGGACGGCATCGACATCTCCCAGGTCGACCCGACTTGGCTGAGGCGGCAGGTCGGCGTGGTGCTGCAAGAGAACTTCCTGTTCAACCGCTCCATCCACGACAACATCGCGCTCGCCAATCCGGCCATGACGCGCCGTCAGGTGATGCGCGCCGCCGAGTTGGCCGGCGCCAGCGGCTTCATCGCCGAGTTGTCGGCGGGCTATGACACCATTCTTGAAGAGCGAGGCGCCAACCTCTCCGGCGGCCAGAGGCAGCGGCTCGCCATCGCGCGGGCGCTTGCCACCAATCCGCGCATTCTCATCCTCGACGAAGCGACCAGCGCCCTCGACTATGAGAGCGAAGAGGCCATCCAGGCCAACATGCGCGAGATCGCCAAGGGGCGCACGGTGATCATCATCGCCCACCGCCTTGCTGCCGTGACGCGCTGCGACCGCATCGTCACGCTGGCTCGTGGCAAGATCGCCGAGGACGGCGCGCCGCAGGACCTCGTCCGGACGAGCGAGGGCTTCTTTGCCCGCATGTTGCAGCACCAGAACCGGCAGGTGTTCCAGTCATGA
- a CDS encoding AbrB/MazE/SpoVT family DNA-binding domain-containing protein: MVLALKLTKVGNSVGSVFPKEVMTRLHVEQGDTLYLTEAPGGFRITPYEPEFEEQMEAARRVMKKRRNVLRELAK, translated from the coding sequence ATGGTTCTCGCTCTGAAGCTGACCAAGGTCGGCAACTCGGTCGGCAGCGTATTCCCCAAGGAGGTGATGACGCGGCTTCATGTCGAGCAGGGGGACACGCTCTACTTAACTGAAGCGCCAGGAGGCTTTCGGATCACGCCCTACGAGCCGGAGTTCGAGGAGCAGATGGAAGCGGCCCGGCGGGTGATGAAGAAGCGCCGCAACGTACTCCGCGAGTTGGCGAAGTGA
- a CDS encoding putative bifunctional diguanylate cyclase/phosphodiesterase — protein sequence MLGLQFLVFIDRKAAHCSSRSVARGEQMRLMRAGRAARDAAALVVVGIVLFATFEWFNFYETFGAFLREHEFIQLDELLTAILTLGLLGFIFGYRRLRDLQDEVAHRSRAERDVSWIAAHDPLTRLPNRVGLKQEIERLRGSDKAKLPHMAMVIDVQGFRYINDIYGNETSDEILVNIADRLREVFVGCFLFRLGGDQFYAAQEGSQTKDWEKLARRAIKQISVPILVNERHYEVSAYIGMARYPDDAANIKYLLRCALSAVSSAKREHSSEPKWFDPAIDEATAKYAELDKQLRAALKAGDVRPYYQPMIDLTSGRIVGFEALARWRRPDGTFVPPSEFITLAEETGMIGELSDVLFRQACLDAAKWPRTIRLSFNVSPAQFSNRSFGRKMLETLAETGLSPQQLEVELTESMFVKDVQLVSAMLEELRGAGVHVAIDDFGTGYSSLSQLSRLRFDKLKIDRSFVSSFLDDARQAMIIRAMIGLGRGLGMKTIAEGIEETSQAETLQLLGCHQGQGFLFSRAVPAEQASAMLQMTWPTRPEDNTAVS from the coding sequence TTGTTGGGGTTGCAGTTTCTTGTATTCATCGATCGAAAAGCGGCGCATTGCAGTTCGCGAAGCGTAGCAAGAGGTGAGCAAATGCGACTCATGAGGGCGGGACGAGCGGCCCGAGATGCAGCAGCCCTCGTTGTCGTCGGCATCGTGCTTTTCGCTACTTTCGAGTGGTTTAATTTTTACGAGACGTTTGGCGCCTTCCTGAGAGAGCACGAGTTCATTCAACTTGATGAACTGCTCACGGCGATTCTGACCCTAGGGCTATTGGGATTCATCTTCGGCTATCGCCGACTGCGCGACCTGCAGGATGAGGTGGCCCATCGCAGCCGGGCCGAGCGCGATGTGTCCTGGATCGCGGCACATGACCCGCTCACCCGCCTGCCCAATCGCGTCGGCCTCAAACAGGAAATCGAGCGCCTGAGGGGGAGCGACAAGGCCAAACTGCCGCATATGGCCATGGTGATCGACGTCCAGGGGTTTCGCTACATCAACGACATCTACGGCAACGAGACGAGCGACGAAATTCTGGTGAACATCGCGGACCGGCTGCGCGAGGTCTTTGTCGGGTGCTTCCTGTTCAGGCTTGGAGGCGACCAGTTCTACGCGGCGCAGGAAGGCTCCCAGACCAAGGATTGGGAGAAATTGGCCCGGAGGGCCATCAAGCAGATCTCCGTTCCCATTCTGGTCAACGAACGCCATTACGAGGTGTCGGCCTATATCGGAATGGCGCGGTATCCGGATGACGCCGCGAATATCAAATACCTTCTGCGATGCGCGCTTTCTGCGGTCTCCTCGGCAAAGCGCGAGCATTCCAGCGAGCCGAAATGGTTCGATCCGGCCATCGACGAGGCGACGGCGAAATATGCGGAGCTCGACAAACAGTTGCGAGCGGCGCTGAAGGCGGGCGACGTGAGGCCCTACTATCAGCCCATGATCGACCTGACGTCCGGCCGCATTGTCGGCTTCGAAGCTCTCGCACGTTGGCGCCGGCCGGACGGCACCTTCGTTCCGCCGTCCGAGTTCATAACGCTGGCCGAAGAAACCGGCATGATCGGCGAGCTGTCGGACGTCCTGTTCCGCCAGGCCTGTTTGGATGCGGCCAAGTGGCCGCGTACGATCCGGTTGTCCTTCAACGTTTCGCCGGCCCAGTTCAGCAATCGCAGCTTCGGGCGGAAAATGCTGGAAACGCTGGCAGAGACAGGACTTTCGCCGCAGCAGCTCGAGGTCGAACTGACCGAATCGATGTTCGTGAAGGACGTCCAACTGGTATCCGCCATGCTCGAGGAGCTTCGCGGGGCCGGCGTTCACGTTGCCATCGACGATTTCGGCACCGGCTATTCCAGCCTGTCGCAACTGTCGCGCCTGAGATTCGACAAACTCAAGATCGATCGCAGCTTCGTGTCCTCCTTCCTGGACGACGCGCGACAGGCCATGATCATTCGGGCAATGATCGGCCTCGGGCGCGGGCTGGGCATGAAGACCATTGCTGAAGGGATCGAGGAGACGTCCCAAGCCGAGACGCTTCAACTTCTGGGCTGCCATCAGGGACAGGGGTTCCTCTTCAGCCGTGCCGTGCCGGCAGAGCAGGCGTCCGCCATGCTCCAGATGACATGGCCCACGCGCCCCGAAGACAACACCGCCGTCAGTTAG
- a CDS encoding type II toxin-antitoxin system death-on-curing family toxin, whose product MTDATKSTVIWLSKAVVLAAHEEQLSEHGGAVGLRDDGLLESALARPKHLLAYTEPEPDIPALAASYAFGIARDHPFTDGNKRTSLVVAETFMLLNGIELEVGDAELLSTWLQLAAGEISESNLAAWLRERSVSLG is encoded by the coding sequence GTGACCGACGCAACCAAGTCGACAGTGATCTGGTTGAGCAAGGCCGTCGTGCTCGCGGCTCATGAAGAGCAGCTTTCCGAACATGGCGGCGCCGTGGGGCTTAGGGATGACGGGCTACTGGAATCCGCTTTGGCGCGCCCGAAGCACCTCCTTGCCTACACAGAACCCGAGCCCGACATTCCGGCTCTAGCCGCTTCCTATGCCTTCGGCATCGCGCGAGATCATCCGTTCACCGATGGCAACAAGCGAACCTCGCTTGTCGTCGCAGAAACCTTCATGCTTCTCAACGGCATAGAGCTGGAGGTCGGCGACGCCGAGCTTCTGAGCACATGGCTGCAACTTGCCGCAGGAGAAATCAGCGAGAGCAATTTGGCAGCTTGGCTCAGGGAACGAAGCGTGTCTCTCGGCTGA